CATGGAATCGAGCGTCGACACACCTTCAAGCGATTGCAAGAGTTTCGCCGTGTTGTGCTCAACTCCCGGGTATGTGGTGGCGGAGGCACTACCCGGCGCAAGAGTAACGACCGTAAAAGCGAGAGCGGAGGTAAGGGTTTTCATGACGGTTCCATTTGTATGGCTGAGTGCCGGGAAGCAATCAGCTACAGCAGACTCAAGGACGACAGAGGTTCAAGGCGCGACGTGGGTGTGAAAGATCTTGCTGACGACCGTCCACTTGCCATCGACTTTCAGCAGATGGAAAAAGTCGGTGAAAGAAATGCCTGACATGTCGTTGGCGTCGATGCGCGCGCTAGCCGCCGTACCGACAATCTCAATGCGGACGATAGCTGCCGGTGCATCTGGAGAGGGGCGAAAACCCTCATCAATCCCCTTGAACAGGATTGGAATTGCGCCACCGGCCAGCTTACCGTCGCCATCGACGCTAAACATGGTCGCTTGCTCATTGAAAGCAGGCTTCATGAGGCTGCTTTTTGCTTGCTTGCAGCCCTCGATGTACTGGTTCAGCACCTCGGTGATGGCGTGGTATTCGTGTACGTAAGTAGGTTTGCTCATGGTTAACTCCTGCTTCATTGGATTGAGGATTAGCGCACCGCAGCGGCGCGCGTTCGACGTGGACAAGTTCAGGCTTTGGTATCAAGCCATACAGAGCCGTAACGCGTGTAGGCAGCAGGGATCTCAATGATTTCTTTCAAATCATCTGCTGCAGTGCGCACCCAGAACGGATCACGCAGCATTTGTCGGCCGACAAACACCAAATCAGCTCGGCCGTTTTGCAGGATTTCTTCGGCCTGACGCCCACTCTGGATGACACCCACCGCACCCGTCGCAATATGCAATTCTTTGCGCAGCAACTCAGCGGCCGGTACTTGGTAACCAGGATAGGTCTGAACCTTGATCATCTTGATCCCGCCGGAGCTGCAGTCGATCAGATCGACGCCCTGCTCTTTCATCCAGCGACCGTATTCAAGGAACGCCTCGGGGGTATTCCCGCCTTCGGCGTAATCAGAGCTGGAGATACGAACAAACAGAGGACGATCGCCCCAATGGGTTTTGACTTCCTCCAGCACTTCGCGCAGGAAACGATAGCGACGCTTGGCATCACCGCCATATTCGTCGTCGCGGGTATTGGCGAGTGGAGAGAGAAACTCATTCAGCAAATAACCATGTGCGGCATGGATCTCTAGTACATCAAAGCCCGCTTCGCTGGCACGTCGTGCAGCATCGCCGTAGAGCTTTACCAAACCCGGAATTTCGTCAGCCGCGAGTGCGCGAGGCACAGGGCTGGTTTCCGTGAACGGGATAGCCGATGGCGCGATGTGAATTAGATTGGGCAGGTCAGCGTTGCGCCCCGCATGGCCGATCTGAGCACCGGCTTTTGCACCAAAGCTGTGAAGCAGTTCGGTCAGCGCTTTCAAGCCGACGATGTGTGCGTCACTCCAGATACCGAGGTCACCTGCCCCGATACGACCGTCGGCGTGGACTGCCAGCGTTTCTGGGAAAATCAGCCCCGCCTGGCCCAACGCGCGAGCACCGTAATGCACTCGGTGCCACTCAGTGACAAAGCCGTCACCGGCAGCCATGTGCATGCACATCGGCGACATAACGACGCGGTTTTTCAGTTTAAGGCCTTTGATTTCATGAGGAGACAGCAGCAAACTCATCTAACTAATTCCATAGTGATCGATATGGAATAATGATAATGTGCATAGCCGATTTGCGTAAGTACGCACATTTTTGTGCTGTAGGTACATTTTTTATACCTATGAGATCCCTTTGAAGAAATGCACCCCACAGAGTGAAGTTGAAGCGTTTGCCTGTCCTGTCGCCTTTACGGTGGATGTCATCGGCGGCAAATGGAAATCGCTCATACTGTTCCATCTGATGTCAGGAACGAAGCGGTTCAACGAATTGCGTCGGCTGATGCCAGATGTGACCCAGAGAATGCTCACACTACAACTCAGAGAGCTGGAGACAGATAAGGTTATCCATCGCGAAATCTATCGAGAGGTCCCGCCTAAGGTCGAGTATTCCCTAACAGCATTAGGCAACACGCTTGCCCCACTGATCAGCGCGATGCGGGAGTGGGGAGCGGTGCATGAGCATGCAATCCTGGCATTCAGGCGCGCTGAGATTGATGCAATTTCATTTGAATCGCTCGCCTAACTTTAGATTCTTGTCAGGCAAGCGAACGCCTCAGCGCAGGATAAAGAACTAGCACTGGGGCGTGGGCACTGGTGGATCTCGATCCACCTGGATGCCCCCCCTTAGCGAGTGCTTCTGGCCAAATGCTCGTTAACCAGACGAGCGAATTGACCCGCTATTTGGCGATGGACGTGACGCCCCTCCCCCTGGGATCAGATACGGATTCAGGCACGCCGTGCTCAACGCGGATTGCCTGAATATCACCGTTGAAGCCCTGGTTAGCCAGGTAGTAGCCAGCGACATCAAGGTCCGCCGCCAGTTGCCCGGAAATTGGCGCATAGGGCTCCCAGAAGATCGTGTTGGCAGGCAGCAACTGGTGGTGAAAGCGCATCGCACCCACCGCGTCTTTTAGCCCTAGGTGGAAGTCATACACGTTACTGACAACTTGGAAGATAGACGTAAAAATCCGCGAGCCACCCGGTGTACCAATGACCAGGGCGACCTTGCCGTCCTTCAGGAAAATCGTCGGAGTCATCGAAGACAATGGCCGCTTTCCGGGTTCGATAGCATTGGTCTCAGTGCCCACGACGCCCATCTGATTGGGCACCCCCGCCAGTGCCGAAAAGTCATCCATCTCATCATTTAGCAAAATACCGGTTTTTTCTGCGACCACACCGGAGCCGAAAAAGCCATTGAGCGTGTAGGTGTTGGAAACGGCATTGCCCCATTTATCGACGATTGAGAAGTGCGTGGTCTGGGGTTTTTCCGGCGATTCAATATTCAGACCGGCGACAACCTTATTGGTGTCCGAAGGGACCGACAAATTGACCTGCGACGCCCGGCCCGCCAGGGAGTGCTCGTCGATCAATTCATGCACCGGCACCGTGTAAAAATCCGGATCGCCCAGGTACTGCGCCCGATCGGCAAACACCCGCTTCTCGATCTCCGCCACCAGGTGCATATAGCGCGCGGAATTGAGCGGCACGCCCTGGAAATCCTCGCGGCGCATCTCTTTCATCTTCAACAGTTGCACCAGCGCGACCCCGCCGGAGCTGGGCGGTGGAGCGGTGACAATCTGGAAGCCATTCCAGTTGGCTTGTATGGGATCTCGCCACACGGCTTTGTAGTCGGCCAGGTCCTGCGTGCTGATCAGCCCGCCATTGGCATTCATATCGGTCACGATCAACGCAGCGGTTTTACCGGCGTAGAATCCTTTAGGACCTTGCGCGGCGATGCGTCGGAGTACCGCCTCAAGTTCGGGCTGCTTAAAGGTGGTACCGGCCTGCAGCTTGCCGAAATGTTCAGCGAAGTTGGTTTTACCGGCGAAGCGTTTTTCGTTTTCGCTCGTAGCGATACTGGCCAGTGCTTCATCGACGACGAAACCATGGCGCGCATAGTGAATGGCCGGTTCGATCAGCTGCGTCCATTTGAGCTTGCCAAAACGTTTGTGCGCTTCCCACAGACCGGCGACCGTCCCCGGCACGCCCACCGACCGGTGGCCGATCACACTGCCTTGCGGTTGGTCGGCAGCAATCACTTTTTTACCCGAGCTGTCGACGAACATGTCTCGCGTCGCTTTCAGCGGCGCACGCTCGCGGTAATCGAGAAAGTAGGGTTTGCCCTTGAGGTAGACGGTCATGAAACCGCCGCCGCCGATGTTCCCGGCTTCGGGGTAGGTCACGGCCAGGGAAAAGGCAACGGCGACAGCCGCATCCACGGCATTCCCGCCTCTGGCAAAGATTGCGTTGGCGGTGTCCGCAGTAAATTGGTCAGGTACGGCCACCGCAGAGTGCGTCAACGCCGTGCGTGGGCTGGCGACCGCCAGTTGATAAGTTCCCATAAATAGCAACACCATCCATAGTGCGACGCAGCGACGCGTCCGATAGAACACTGATTTCTTGCACATAGACCACCTGTTTTTTTATAAATATTGGCAGCACAGTGGCAACTAACAGGGCACGATTATTTATCTGAACCGAGCACCCGGGCGCCTGAAAAGAATCAACACGCAACAACTTCTTATTGGTTTGTCAGCCAAAAAAAGAGCCCTCGACGCGGTTAACGTGGAAGGCTCTTGTGTGTCGCTGATTAAGCGTTCTGCTCGACCCCTACTGAACTTTTTCGCTCCAGGGGGGCTTTCTCCCACTTGGCGATAACCAGGGGTGCGATTGCATTACCCAGCACGTTCAAGGTGGTAGTGCCGCTGTCGATGATCCGGAAGATCCCGGCAATCAACGCGACCCCTTCCAGCGGCAGCCCGGCAGACGCCAAAGTAGCCGACAGAATGATGATGGCGAACCCAGGTACACCCGCAGCGCCCTTTGACGTCAGCACCATCGTGACCACCAGCAGAATTTGCTGAGTCAACGAAAGATCGATGCCATAGAGTTGGGCTATGAAGATCGTCGCCACACCCAGGAAGATCGAAGCACCGTCCAGGTTAAACGCATAACCCACCGGCACCACGAAGCTGACGATTCGCCGAGGCACACCATAGGCTTCCAGCTTGGTCATCAGCTGCGGCATGACAGCCGCAGAAGCTGCACTGGAGAAGGCCAGAATCAGCTCATCGCGGAAGTACTTGATCAACTTGAAGACGTTTTCGCCGATCAGGTAGCAGATACCGCCGAGTATCACCAGGGCAAAGGTAATCAGCGCCAGGTACACCACACCGATCAACTTGAGCAACGGCAGCAAAGAGGCAAATCCGAAGGTCGCTACAGTGGCGCCGATCATGCCGAATACACCGATCGGTGCGTAGGCCATGACAAACGACACCACCTTGAACATTGCGTCGGAGAAGCCCTGCACAACTGCTACAACCGGCGCACTTTTGGCTTTGGGCAACGTGTTCAACGCCATGCCCAGCAGCACCGCAAAGAACAGCACCGACAGCAACTTCCCTTCCGACATCGCGACAATCACGTTATCGGGCACGATGTTCTGCAGGATGATCAGCGCGCCTTTCGACGGTTCCATATGCACGGCTGCTGCGTTGTGCGCGATGCCCGCGATTTCGGTGCCTTTACCCGGCTCGAAAATGTTGGCGAAACACAAGCCGAGCACGATGGCGAGGCTGGTGATTGCAAAGAAGTAGATCAACGACTTTGCGCCCATGCGACCGAACGATTTGTTATCACCGCCCCCAGCAATGCCGAGGATCATGCAGCAGAAAACAATCGGCACGACGACCATCTTCATCATCTTGATGAAGATATCACCGAGCGGTTTAAGGATTTCGGTACTGACCCAAACTAGATTTTCCGGGTGGGTATTGAAATACCAACCCACGAGCACGCCAAGCAACAGCCCGGCAACGATTTGCCAAACTAAGGTGATACGTTTCATGTCTAGCCTTTTTGTTGGAATGAAAGGACTGCGTGACGGCAGTAGCTAGATTCATGAGCTTCCAGCTCATTTATGTTTTCATGGAGCACGCTTTAACGTGCTCCAGATTTTTATTATTTAGCGAAGAGCTGGCTCATATCCTTGAACGCTTTGAACTCAAGCGCGTTGCCGCACGGGTCGAACAGGAACATGGTGGCTTGCTCGCCGACTTGGCCTTTAAAGCGAATGTAAGGTTCGATAACAAACTTGGTACCGAAGGATTTCAAACGCTCGGCCAGTGCTTCCCATTGAGCCCATTCCAGAATGATGCCGAAGTGCGGAACCGGTACGTCGTGGCCGTCTACCGGGTTGCTGTGCACGCTTTCCTGAGAAGCAGTCTTCGGGTGTTCATGGATGACCAACTGGTGGCCGTAGAAATCGAAATCTACCCACTGCTCGCTTGAGCGGCCTTCGGCAAGGCCGAATACCTCACCGTAAAAGGTGCGCGTAGCAGCCAGGTCATACACAGGGATTGCGAGGTGGAAAGGAGAAAGACTCATCAGGACTCCGATAACAATTTTTTATTGGTTTATGGTGCCGGACACCGTGGTCGCTGCCCGACGGCTTTTTGAAGGTGGATTTATGCTAAAGCCGAACCAACTTAAAAAAATCAATATAAATTTTTCAAAAGCACAATTTTATTTTGTTAATCGGTAATCTCTTTTTACTGCTCCCAGCCCCCCTGAGTCGCATGGGTAATTTGATCGACAAACACCCTTGTCTTCGTCGGAACCCACCGCCCCGGGGGCATCACGGCATAGATCCCACCCGGTGCCGGGCCTTCCCATTGCCTCAATATTTGTACAAGCGTGCCATCGCGCACCGCCGCACCGGCCAGCCAATCAGGCGTCAGAATGATTCCCAGCGCCCTCCACAGCAGCCTGTAAAAGCGCCTCCGAACTATCGGAGATCAGCGGCCCCGTCTCAATGCTGATTCCGTGTCTAGGCGCCTGGCATTACGCCCCAACTGCCGATGGACACGCGGATCGCCCCCCCTGACAACCGCGCCATTGCAACATCGCGCAGAGCATGAGCATCTCGCGAGCCAATTTCTGGATAGATGCAGAGAGACAGACCCGAAAAGTCCGCTTAGGGATATCAACTCATAACCCATATCCCTCTTCCGAGCGACCACGGATTTGCCCCATTCGGGTTGCTCATCCAGTATACGGAGGCGCACTGCATACCAGCCACGACCACCCAGATCCGCGTCAGAAATCGCCATTCGCGATCGCTTATACACTCGGTGCAATTGGGGGCATAACTGGGGGCATAATTCAATTTTTTCAAGCTGAAACTACTGTTCTAGAGCCAAGTCAAAATGTTCTTTGGCGATCCGGACAGTCTCTGATTGGCAGCAATGCCTACAACGTACGGGCTCGACGGATTACTTGCTTTATTATCATTTTCGCCAGGAACAGCTTAAAAATTATCAAATTCATGTGAACGTTAACGTTTTTGCGCTCACAGAATTATTGTTTTCGCGTACTATCCCCTTCTGGTTATCATTTTTTAGCTCTCGCTAGGGGATTCGAGCATGCAAGTAGGCTTCAAGGCACTCGCCGATCGCTACGCTATCGCACTTGCACAACCCCTACGTGTGGAATCGGTGATCGGTACGACGCGCAGGAGCCGCGTGAGCAACGGACGCGTCGAGAACAAGTATCCCGCCAGCTACCAGCCAACGGACGACTTTGCCGGGCATTTTGAATTTGGACTCAAGTACGAAGAAATTCACCTCGAGTTTTTCGCCCGTCTGTTTGCGGCTGCCGGTCCAGAGCCCATCGAGGCCTGGTGCCGGCAAGCGCCCTTTGGCCAATATGCCCGCCGCACCGGATTCCTGTACGAGTGGCTAACCGGACAACATCTGGATGTGCCCGATGTGACCAATGGTGGCTATGTCGACGCCTTTTCATCGCAGCAGTACCTGACCCGCGTTGAGCCACTGCGGATACGGCGCTGGCGCATCAACGACAATCTGCCCGGCGTGCCGCAGTTCTGCCCCCTGGTCCGGCGTACCGATACCGTCCAGCAGGCGCTGCAATTTGATCTGGATGCGGCACTGCGCGAGCTGAACCAGACCTTTGGCGCCGACATCCTGATGCGCACGGCCAGTTGGCTGACGTTCAAAGAGTCGCGTGCGAGTTTTCTGATCGAGAAAGAGGCCGATCAGGCCGACAGGATCCAGCGGTTTGCCCACGTGATCGCCAAGTACTGCGGCCATATCAAGGATCCGTTGAGCAACGATAGCCTGCACACGTTGCAAGCCGGTATTTTGGGTCAAGAGTCCATCGGACTGGGCCTGCGGCAATCGCCGGTCTTCGTAGGACAGGCGACCATGCGCGAAGATATCGTGCACTACATCGCGCCGCAATTTGCGCAGATACCGCAACTGCTCGAGGGTCTGAAGGCATTCGAGCTGGCAACACGGGGCGCCGAGC
This genomic window from Pseudomonas sp. G.S.17 contains:
- a CDS encoding Fic family protein, encoding MQVGFKALADRYAIALAQPLRVESVIGTTRRSRVSNGRVENKYPASYQPTDDFAGHFEFGLKYEEIHLEFFARLFAAAGPEPIEAWCRQAPFGQYARRTGFLYEWLTGQHLDVPDVTNGGYVDAFSSQQYLTRVEPLRIRRWRINDNLPGVPQFCPLVRRTDTVQQALQFDLDAALRELNQTFGADILMRTASWLTFKESRASFLIEKEADQADRIQRFAHVIAKYCGHIKDPLSNDSLHTLQAGILGQESIGLGLRQSPVFVGQATMREDIVHYIAPQFAQIPQLLEGLKAFELATRGAEPLARAAAIAFAFVYIHPMRDGNGRIHRFLINDTLIRDKAVPDGVILPVSATITSSIDFRARYDRTLEVFSRPFMQRYAASHRFGELVVYEDGTSSNLVFDDYDDAQFAWRYPDLTEHVLYTAEVVAHTIRTEMADEARVLVIFQRAQQRLKEVLEMPDQDANRIIRSLKENGWQVSGKLKKAYPQLDDVHRAERVVQAVRSAFEDRDVGSVEESSTSRL
- the namA gene encoding NADPH dehydrogenase NamA, whose amino-acid sequence is MSLLLSPHEIKGLKLKNRVVMSPMCMHMAAGDGFVTEWHRVHYGARALGQAGLIFPETLAVHADGRIGAGDLGIWSDAHIVGLKALTELLHSFGAKAGAQIGHAGRNADLPNLIHIAPSAIPFTETSPVPRALAADEIPGLVKLYGDAARRASEAGFDVLEIHAAHGYLLNEFLSPLANTRDDEYGGDAKRRYRFLREVLEEVKTHWGDRPLFVRISSSDYAEGGNTPEAFLEYGRWMKEQGVDLIDCSSGGIKMIKVQTYPGYQVPAAELLRKELHIATGAVGVIQSGRQAEEILQNGRADLVFVGRQMLRDPFWVRTAADDLKEIIEIPAAYTRYGSVWLDTKA
- a CDS encoding helix-turn-helix domain-containing protein, which translates into the protein MKKCTPQSEVEAFACPVAFTVDVIGGKWKSLILFHLMSGTKRFNELRRLMPDVTQRMLTLQLRELETDKVIHREIYREVPPKVEYSLTALGNTLAPLISAMREWGAVHEHAILAFRRAEIDAISFESLA
- the ggt gene encoding gamma-glutamyltransferase, with the protein product MGTYQLAVASPRTALTHSAVAVPDQFTADTANAIFARGGNAVDAAVAVAFSLAVTYPEAGNIGGGGFMTVYLKGKPYFLDYRERAPLKATRDMFVDSSGKKVIAADQPQGSVIGHRSVGVPGTVAGLWEAHKRFGKLKWTQLIEPAIHYARHGFVVDEALASIATSENEKRFAGKTNFAEHFGKLQAGTTFKQPELEAVLRRIAAQGPKGFYAGKTAALIVTDMNANGGLISTQDLADYKAVWRDPIQANWNGFQIVTAPPPSSGGVALVQLLKMKEMRREDFQGVPLNSARYMHLVAEIEKRVFADRAQYLGDPDFYTVPVHELIDEHSLAGRASQVNLSVPSDTNKVVAGLNIESPEKPQTTHFSIVDKWGNAVSNTYTLNGFFGSGVVAEKTGILLNDEMDDFSALAGVPNQMGVVGTETNAIEPGKRPLSSMTPTIFLKDGKVALVIGTPGGSRIFTSIFQVVSNVYDFHLGLKDAVGAMRFHHQLLPANTIFWEPYAPISGQLAADLDVAGYYLANQGFNGDIQAIRVEHGVPESVSDPRGRGVTSIAK
- a CDS encoding VOC family protein, which produces MSLSPFHLAIPVYDLAATRTFYGEVFGLAEGRSSEQWVDFDFYGHQLVIHEHPKTASQESVHSNPVDGHDVPVPHFGIILEWAQWEALAERLKSFGTKFVIEPYIRFKGQVGEQATMFLFDPCGNALEFKAFKDMSQLFAK
- a CDS encoding nuclear transport factor 2 family protein, which encodes MSKPTYVHEYHAITEVLNQYIEGCKQAKSSLMKPAFNEQATMFSVDGDGKLAGGAIPILFKGIDEGFRPSPDAPAAIVRIEIVGTAASARIDANDMSGISFTDFFHLLKVDGKWTVVSKIFHTHVAP
- a CDS encoding cation:dicarboxylase symporter family transporter; the encoded protein is MKRITLVWQIVAGLLLGVLVGWYFNTHPENLVWVSTEILKPLGDIFIKMMKMVVVPIVFCCMILGIAGGGDNKSFGRMGAKSLIYFFAITSLAIVLGLCFANIFEPGKGTEIAGIAHNAAAVHMEPSKGALIILQNIVPDNVIVAMSEGKLLSVLFFAVLLGMALNTLPKAKSAPVVAVVQGFSDAMFKVVSFVMAYAPIGVFGMIGATVATFGFASLLPLLKLIGVVYLALITFALVILGGICYLIGENVFKLIKYFRDELILAFSSAASAAVMPQLMTKLEAYGVPRRIVSFVVPVGYAFNLDGASIFLGVATIFIAQLYGIDLSLTQQILLVVTMVLTSKGAAGVPGFAIIILSATLASAGLPLEGVALIAGIFRIIDSGTTTLNVLGNAIAPLVIAKWEKAPLERKSSVGVEQNA